In Caproicibacterium amylolyticum, a genomic segment contains:
- the grpE gene encoding nucleotide exchange factor GrpE: protein MNTEEKKETEDTEKETAEQAQAKAAPETEQPQKEEKKADKKEKKAKKKSQEDLLKEDLEAAKSEAAKQKDLLMRTAAEYDNFRKRTEREKNALYANATADAVQEFLPVADNLERALSQADCSVEDLRKGVEMVEKQMAAALEKLGVKPMGEKGEPFDAQFHNAVSHIESEDLGENVIAEVYQKGYLLGEKVVRHAMVQVAN from the coding sequence TTGAATACCGAGGAAAAGAAAGAAACAGAAGATACGGAAAAGGAAACTGCCGAACAGGCACAGGCCAAAGCCGCACCGGAAACGGAACAGCCCCAAAAAGAAGAAAAGAAAGCGGACAAAAAAGAAAAAAAGGCTAAGAAAAAATCACAGGAAGACTTACTGAAAGAAGATTTGGAAGCTGCAAAGTCGGAAGCAGCAAAACAGAAAGATCTGCTGATGCGCACCGCGGCAGAATACGACAACTTCCGAAAGCGTACGGAGCGCGAAAAAAATGCGCTGTATGCCAATGCAACAGCGGACGCGGTGCAGGAGTTCCTGCCGGTGGCGGATAATTTGGAACGTGCGCTGAGCCAGGCAGACTGCTCCGTGGAAGACCTGCGCAAAGGTGTTGAAATGGTGGAGAAACAGATGGCGGCAGCGCTGGAAAAGCTGGGTGTTAAGCCGATGGGTGAAAAAGGCGAGCCGTTTGATGCGCAGTTCCACAATGCAGTTTCGCACATAGAAAGTGAAGATTTAGGCGAAAATGTAATTGCAGAGGTTTATCAAAAGGGCTACCTGCTGGGCGAAAAGGTGGTGCGCCACGCAATGGTGCAGGTTGCGAACTAG
- the hrcA gene encoding heat-inducible transcriptional repressor HrcA, with product MELTPRKQKILKAIIELYTVSGEPVGSKVLCDCLDFSVSSATVRNEMSDLAAVGLLDQPHTSAGRVPSEKGYRMYLDELMAPTPVTPEERHFIDALLLPSAYDPEKLLDGVARTLAGLTHMAAITTTPSGSSAAVAGIQFVQTSRRTAMVILMTSSGTMHSRVFHCDFELTPEILRVFFRVFNESLAGKPVRSITPAYIQTMGAAMGEAALLMSSALMALQDVAREAMGSDVRMDGQTNLLFFPEFNAENLRRMMRYLSRPQEVYRLLERAGTRVCIGQESGVSALRDTGLITAHYAVRGQDAGAIAVLGPMRMDYPKLIGSLDYLARSVGRMLTELIDLQ from the coding sequence GTGGAACTGACACCGCGCAAGCAGAAAATCCTGAAAGCCATCATTGAACTGTACACCGTTTCCGGTGAACCGGTTGGCAGCAAGGTTTTGTGTGACTGCCTTGACTTTTCCGTATCCAGTGCCACAGTACGCAACGAAATGAGCGACCTCGCGGCAGTTGGGCTGCTGGACCAGCCGCATACCTCCGCCGGACGGGTGCCCAGCGAAAAGGGTTACCGGATGTATCTTGACGAATTGATGGCACCCACGCCGGTAACGCCGGAGGAACGGCATTTCATTGACGCACTGCTGCTGCCGAGCGCCTATGACCCCGAAAAATTGCTGGACGGTGTGGCACGCACACTGGCGGGGCTGACGCATATGGCAGCGATTACCACCACGCCGAGCGGAAGCAGCGCGGCGGTGGCGGGCATCCAGTTTGTACAGACCAGCCGCCGGACCGCAATGGTGATTTTAATGACAAGCTCCGGCACGATGCACAGCCGCGTATTTCACTGCGACTTTGAACTGACGCCGGAAATCCTGCGTGTGTTTTTCCGTGTGTTTAACGAGAGCCTGGCAGGAAAGCCAGTGCGCAGCATTACACCGGCGTATATCCAGACCATGGGCGCGGCAATGGGAGAGGCGGCGCTGCTGATGAGCAGTGCGCTGATGGCACTGCAGGACGTTGCCCGCGAAGCAATGGGCAGCGATGTGCGTATGGACGGGCAGACCAACCTGCTGTTCTTCCCGGAGTTCAACGCGGAAAACCTGCGCCGCATGATGCGCTATCTTTCCCGCCCGCAGGAGGTTTACCGTCTGCTGGAACGCGCAGGAACGCGGGTCTGCATCGGACAGGAAAGCGGTGTTTCCGCACTGCGGGATACCGGCCTGATTACCGCACACTATGCGGTGCGTGGGCAGGACGCCGGTGCCATTGCGGTGCTGGGGCCGATGCGGATGGATTATCCGAAGCTGATTGGCAGCCTTGATTATCTGGCACGCAGTGTGGGAAGAATGCTCACAGAATTAATTGACCTGCAGTAG
- the hemW gene encoding radical SAM family heme chaperone HemW: protein MEPIGLYIHVPFCDGKCPYCDFFSMSGTAESMDNYTKSIIIAIKKYKMEFPGLQADTLYFGGGTPSLLGAERLCRILTAAQENFSLKNAEITMEANPDKSLKELFRQVKQAGVNRVSLGLQSADDAELRVLGRRHTAAEAAQAVQDAHAAGIDNVSLDLMLAVPGQTEASLQNSIAFCLNAGVTHLSAYLLRVEEHTAFWQQRQVLCLPDEDEAAALYETACEQLEAGGLQQYEISNFALPGMESRHNLKYWELKPYLGLGPAAHSYFCGKRFYWPRSLKGFLDGEAPLPETDEEIPAGSFTEYAMLRLRLTAGLTEAECQKQFQHGIPAEMRQIAEKYTVAGLTEVTREYIRFTRKGFLVSNALLAEMLKVPEECGNS from the coding sequence ATGGAACCAATCGGACTTTATATTCATGTGCCATTTTGTGATGGGAAATGCCCTTACTGCGACTTTTTTTCTATGAGCGGGACTGCAGAAAGCATGGATAACTATACAAAAAGTATAATAATCGCAATAAAAAAATACAAAATGGAATTCCCCGGATTGCAGGCGGATACACTTTACTTCGGCGGCGGCACGCCCAGTTTGCTTGGGGCAGAGCGGCTATGCCGGATTTTAACAGCCGCGCAGGAGAATTTCAGCTTGAAAAACGCGGAAATTACAATGGAGGCCAATCCGGACAAGTCCTTGAAAGAACTATTCCGGCAGGTAAAGCAGGCGGGCGTGAATCGTGTTTCCCTTGGGCTGCAGAGCGCAGATGATGCGGAACTGCGCGTACTGGGGCGGCGGCACACCGCGGCAGAAGCAGCACAGGCAGTGCAGGACGCACACGCTGCCGGAATCGACAACGTTTCGCTTGACTTGATGCTGGCAGTGCCGGGACAGACCGAAGCAAGCCTGCAAAACAGCATTGCTTTCTGCCTGAATGCGGGTGTCACGCACCTCTCTGCTTATCTGCTGCGGGTGGAGGAGCATACCGCCTTTTGGCAGCAGCGGCAGGTGCTCTGCCTGCCGGATGAGGACGAGGCCGCGGCACTATATGAAACTGCCTGCGAACAACTGGAAGCAGGCGGATTGCAGCAGTATGAAATCAGCAACTTTGCGCTGCCGGGAATGGAGAGCCGGCACAACCTGAAATACTGGGAACTGAAACCATATTTGGGCCTTGGCCCGGCGGCACATTCCTATTTTTGCGGCAAGCGCTTTTACTGGCCGCGTTCCTTGAAAGGTTTTTTAGATGGAGAAGCACCTTTGCCGGAAACAGACGAAGAAATTCCGGCGGGTTCCTTTACGGAGTATGCCATGCTGCGCCTGCGGCTGACGGCGGGACTGACCGAAGCGGAGTGTCAAAAGCAATTTCAACATGGTATACCTGCGGAAATGCGCCAGATTGCAGAAAAATACACTGTGGCAGGACTTACAGAGGTAACAAGGGAGTACATTCGATTTACCAGAAAGGGCTTTTTGGTAAGCAACGCACTGCTTGCAGAGATGCTGAAAGTGCCCGAAGAATGCGGAAATTCATAA
- the lepA gene encoding translation elongation factor 4, with protein sequence MHIPRERIRNFSIIAHIDHGKSTLADRILEQTKSVPLREMENQILDDMDLERERGITIKAHAVTLVYTANDGLDYVFNLIDTPGHVDFNYEVSRSLAACEGAVLVVDASQGIEAQTLANTYLAVDAGLEVVPVINKIDLPSADPERVKKEIEDVIGIPAEDAPCISAKTGLNIPDVMEQIVHLIPPPQGDSTAPLQALIFDSYYDAYKGVVAHVRLVQGTVHTGDTIHMMSTGCNFTVVECGYMHATSFEPAGILEAGEVGYITASIKAVKEARVGDTITLADRPADKALPGYRAAQPMVFCGIYPADGAKYPDLRDALEKLQLNDAALSYEPETSVALGFGFRCGFLGLLHMEIIQERLEREYNLDLVTTAPSVVYKITLTDGTMLKIDNPTNYPDPSTIAEAKEPIANAHIYTPSEYVGNIMDLCQERRGVFKDMQYIDTDRVDIHYILPLNEIVYDFFDALKSRTRGYASFDYELSGYEKSNLVKLDIMINGEVVDALSFIIHADKAYSRARKMAEKLKDKIPRQLFEVPIQACIGGRIIARETVKALRKDVLAKCYGGDISRKKKLLEKQKEGKKRMRQVGSVELPQDAFMAVLKLDE encoded by the coding sequence TTGCATATTCCACGCGAACGAATTCGCAATTTCAGCATCATCGCGCACATTGACCATGGCAAGTCCACCCTTGCCGACCGTATTCTGGAGCAAACCAAGTCGGTGCCGCTGCGTGAAATGGAAAATCAGATTCTAGACGATATGGATTTGGAACGTGAGCGCGGCATTACCATTAAAGCACACGCGGTCACACTCGTCTACACCGCCAATGATGGTCTCGACTATGTTTTTAACCTGATTGACACCCCCGGCCACGTTGACTTTAACTATGAAGTCAGCCGTTCCCTTGCCGCCTGCGAGGGCGCCGTGCTGGTGGTGGATGCAAGCCAAGGCATCGAAGCACAGACGCTGGCAAACACCTACCTCGCCGTGGATGCCGGGCTGGAAGTTGTACCGGTCATTAACAAAATTGACCTGCCCAGTGCCGACCCGGAACGCGTCAAAAAGGAAATTGAAGACGTGATTGGTATTCCGGCAGAAGACGCACCCTGCATCAGCGCCAAAACCGGCCTGAACATTCCGGACGTCATGGAGCAGATTGTTCATCTCATTCCCCCGCCGCAGGGGGACAGTACAGCACCGCTTCAGGCACTTATTTTCGATTCTTACTACGATGCCTACAAAGGCGTTGTAGCGCATGTACGCCTTGTACAGGGTACTGTGCATACCGGCGACACCATTCATATGATGTCCACCGGCTGCAATTTCACCGTTGTGGAGTGCGGCTATATGCACGCCACTTCCTTTGAGCCTGCCGGTATTTTGGAAGCAGGCGAAGTCGGCTACATCACTGCGTCTATCAAAGCCGTTAAGGAAGCCCGCGTTGGCGACACCATCACGCTCGCCGACCGCCCCGCGGACAAAGCCCTGCCCGGCTACCGCGCCGCGCAGCCCATGGTGTTCTGCGGCATTTACCCCGCAGACGGTGCCAAATACCCCGATCTGCGGGATGCACTGGAAAAACTCCAGCTCAATGATGCCGCGCTTTCCTATGAACCGGAAACCAGCGTGGCACTCGGTTTTGGCTTCCGCTGCGGCTTCCTCGGCCTGCTGCACATGGAAATCATTCAGGAGCGGCTGGAGCGTGAATACAATCTCGACTTAGTCACCACCGCGCCAAGCGTTGTATATAAAATTACCCTGACCGACGGCACCATGCTGAAAATCGACAACCCGACCAACTATCCGGACCCTTCCACCATTGCGGAAGCAAAAGAACCGATTGCAAACGCGCATATCTACACACCAAGTGAGTACGTCGGCAACATCATGGATTTATGTCAGGAGCGCCGCGGTGTTTTCAAGGATATGCAGTATATTGACACTGACCGTGTAGATATTCATTATATCCTGCCCCTTAACGAAATTGTTTACGACTTTTTCGATGCACTGAAAAGCCGCACCCGTGGCTATGCCAGCTTTGACTACGAACTTTCCGGCTACGAAAAGAGCAACCTCGTCAAACTGGATATCATGATTAACGGTGAAGTGGTAGACGCACTGAGCTTTATCATTCACGCGGACAAGGCTTACTCCCGCGCACGCAAAATGGCAGAAAAGCTGAAAGACAAAATTCCGCGCCAGCTGTTTGAAGTGCCGATTCAGGCGTGCATCGGCGGACGCATTATCGCCCGCGAAACGGTAAAAGCCCTGCGCAAGGATGTGCTTGCAAAATGCTACGGCGGCGACATTTCCCGTAAGAAGAAGCTGCTGGAAAAGCAGAAAGAGGGCAAAAAGCGTATGCGTCAGGTAGGTTCTGTCGAACTCCCGCAGGACGCGTTCATGGCTGTGTTAAAGCTGGATGAATAA
- the spoIIP gene encoding stage II sporulation protein P, protein MNEKVKAVGTVLLMVAACACVIARFPSVSAQESALAAAGFILPTGAVRAWEQGPETSVYTSSDLPVPASSASSAASSAVSSSSAPASSAASQPSGQGSTQQLPDKDLGNHIFETDISNTGEEQDGIRVKNANKNHTLDVTSVLKEKPPLKIKTDGTPMVLIYHTHTTEAYADVTRTRDASKSVVAVGDAITKSLQAAGIGVVHDATIHDDPAFNGSYTRSAETMAKNLSKYPSIQVTLDIHRDTMTTESGTRYKPTVLVNGKRACQIMIISGCDDDGSLGFPNWEQNLRLAVHLQKGAADMFPHLMRPLDFGPTRYNEQVTCGSLLCEFGTEVNTLEEATYSGSLFGQVLAQQLKTLAQGQ, encoded by the coding sequence ATGAATGAGAAAGTCAAGGCGGTGGGAACCGTTCTGCTCATGGTGGCTGCCTGTGCCTGCGTCATTGCGCGTTTTCCTTCAGTTTCCGCACAGGAAAGTGCACTGGCTGCAGCCGGGTTTATTCTGCCAACGGGTGCTGTACGAGCCTGGGAGCAGGGACCGGAAACTTCCGTTTATACTTCGTCTGACCTGCCCGTTCCTGCATCCTCCGCTTCTTCTGCAGCATCCTCCGCTGTCAGCAGCTCATCAGCACCGGCAAGCTCCGCAGCCTCACAGCCTTCTGGGCAAGGTTCCACCCAACAGCTGCCGGACAAAGATCTCGGCAATCACATTTTTGAAACTGATATTTCAAACACTGGTGAGGAACAGGACGGCATTCGCGTGAAAAACGCAAATAAGAACCACACACTGGACGTTACATCGGTGCTAAAGGAAAAACCGCCGCTGAAAATCAAAACAGACGGCACCCCTATGGTGCTGATTTATCATACACATACCACAGAAGCATACGCCGATGTAACCCGCACGCGGGATGCCTCTAAAAGCGTTGTTGCTGTCGGTGACGCCATTACTAAGAGCCTGCAGGCCGCCGGAATTGGCGTTGTCCACGACGCAACCATTCACGACGACCCCGCTTTTAACGGAAGCTATACCCGCAGTGCGGAAACCATGGCGAAAAATCTGTCAAAGTACCCCTCCATTCAGGTCACACTGGACATACACCGCGACACCATGACCACCGAAAGTGGCACACGCTACAAACCAACCGTGCTGGTAAACGGCAAACGCGCCTGTCAAATCATGATTATCTCCGGCTGTGATGATGACGGTTCACTGGGCTTTCCAAACTGGGAACAAAACCTGCGGCTTGCCGTACATCTGCAAAAAGGTGCCGCCGATATGTTCCCGCACCTGATGCGGCCGCTGGACTTCGGCCCCACCCGTTACAATGAGCAGGTCACATGCGGTTCGCTTTTGTGTGAATTCGGTACAGAAGTTAACACACTGGAGGAAGCCACCTACTCCGGTTCGCTGTTTGGTCAGGTATTGGCACAACAGCTGAAAACACTTGCGCAGGGACAGTAA
- the gpr gene encoding GPR endopeptidase produces MGYRTDLALERAGVKAQKEEINGLQVSRMEEKGIRYITVEAPQITGTIDGDGKLRALLTQELQDLLPEEGEVLVAGLGNPQVTPDALGPFCADRMLATRHVRGRVAMEVGLGGLRSVSVTKPGVLGTTGVETAELLQALIRQLHPAAVVAVDAMAAGRLHRLGKTVQISDGGISPGAGVGNDRPSLCRETLGVPVIGLGVPTVVDAATLCSDLCAQEVEGASRMMVTPREIDTLVVRAAHLLALALNCALNPSLEPEVYEQLVAV; encoded by the coding sequence GTGGGATACCGCACAGACCTTGCGCTGGAACGCGCGGGCGTAAAAGCACAGAAGGAAGAAATCAACGGGCTGCAGGTCAGCCGGATGGAGGAAAAGGGCATCCGGTATATCACGGTTGAGGCGCCGCAGATAACCGGAACGATTGACGGCGACGGCAAGCTGCGGGCATTGCTGACGCAGGAACTGCAGGATCTGCTGCCGGAAGAAGGGGAAGTGCTGGTAGCAGGGCTTGGAAACCCGCAGGTCACACCGGACGCACTGGGACCGTTTTGTGCGGACAGAATGCTGGCAACACGCCATGTGCGCGGACGAGTCGCTATGGAGGTCGGCCTTGGCGGGTTGCGCAGTGTTTCGGTGACAAAGCCGGGCGTGCTGGGAACAACCGGGGTGGAAACCGCGGAACTGCTGCAGGCACTAATCCGGCAGCTACACCCGGCGGCGGTGGTGGCGGTGGACGCCATGGCGGCGGGACGGCTGCATCGGCTGGGGAAAACCGTACAGATCAGCGACGGCGGGATTTCTCCCGGTGCCGGCGTTGGGAATGATCGGCCGTCCCTGTGCCGGGAAACACTGGGTGTGCCGGTCATTGGGCTGGGTGTGCCAACAGTGGTGGACGCGGCAACACTTTGCAGCGATTTGTGCGCGCAGGAGGTAGAGGGCGCTTCCCGCATGATGGTAACACCGCGCGAAATTGATACGCTGGTGGTGCGGGCGGCGCACCTGCTTGCGTTGGCACTGAACTGTGCACTGAATCCCAGTTTGGAGCCAGAGGTGTATGAACAGCTGGTTGCAGTGTGA
- the rpsT gene encoding 30S ribosomal protein S20 produces MPNIKSAKKRVKVIATKAARNKAINSGLKTDIKKANIAIESGDASKAEAVRVAVKAIDQAAAKGILKKNAAARKKSTLAHKLNAAG; encoded by the coding sequence ATGCCGAACATTAAATCCGCTAAGAAGCGCGTGAAGGTCATTGCTACCAAAGCCGCACGGAACAAAGCCATTAATTCCGGCCTGAAAACCGATATCAAAAAGGCAAACATTGCCATTGAATCCGGTGATGCCAGCAAGGCAGAGGCTGTCCGCGTTGCCGTTAAGGCAATCGATCAGGCTGCTGCTAAGGGTATCCTGAAGAAGAACGCTGCTGCCAGAAAGAAGAGCACACTGGCTCATAAACTCAACGCAGCGGGCTGA
- the spoVAE gene encoding stage V sporulation protein AE: MDILRAFLVGGVICIVGQLLMDLTKLTPARILVAFVTGGVILGALGVYEPLVNWAGAGATVPLTGFGYLLAKGTKEAIQQQGAVGIFTGGLTACSAGVAAAVAFGYLAALISKPGDKS; this comes from the coding sequence TTGGATATATTGCGTGCGTTTTTGGTGGGCGGTGTTATCTGCATTGTTGGTCAGCTATTAATGGATCTGACAAAGCTGACTCCGGCACGAATCTTGGTGGCGTTTGTAACAGGCGGCGTTATTTTAGGCGCATTGGGCGTTTATGAACCGCTGGTAAATTGGGCGGGCGCGGGTGCAACCGTGCCGCTGACCGGCTTTGGCTATTTGCTGGCGAAGGGTACAAAAGAGGCAATTCAGCAGCAGGGCGCTGTGGGCATTTTTACCGGCGGGCTGACTGCATGTTCGGCCGGCGTTGCCGCGGCGGTGGCATTCGGCTACTTGGCCGCGCTGATTTCCAAACCGGGAGATAAAAGCTGA
- a CDS encoding aspartate ammonia-lyase, whose protein sequence is MNTRLESDSIGEKAVPAAAYYGVQSLRAKENFPITGRTLRGGFIRSLAQIKKAAALANHEAGTLDAPRMQAIVQACNEIIAGDLHDQFIVDPIQGGAGTSANMNANEVIANRAAELLGKQKGDYSAVHPNDHVNMAQSTNDVFPSAGKLTALELMIPLAQQLHALQNALAHKAEEFADVVKIGRTQLQDAVPETMGQTFSVFAHMIARDAKRLEQARRELCVLNLGGTAIGTGINTTEVYRARIVPILSQLTGYPLHTAEDLMDATQNLDGFVAVSGALKTCAVDLSKMCNDLRLLSSGPRAGLGELQLPAMQNGSSIMPGKVNPVIPEVVTQVCFAVIGNDATITMAAEAGQMELNAFEPVLLDRLYDSIEDLTHAAATLTANCILGIQADRKRCRALLEAGTGAATALCPYIGYRKAAALAKKALRTGTPLRKLAQEESGLSAEQLESILDPQNLVGSTHTELSGKSLAG, encoded by the coding sequence ATGAACACACGGCTTGAGAGTGACTCTATCGGAGAAAAAGCAGTTCCTGCGGCGGCTTACTACGGTGTACAGAGTCTGCGCGCAAAAGAAAACTTCCCCATCACCGGGCGTACCCTGCGCGGCGGATTTATCCGCAGCCTTGCGCAGATTAAAAAGGCTGCTGCGCTGGCGAACCATGAGGCAGGCACACTGGATGCCCCCAGAATGCAGGCAATCGTACAGGCATGCAACGAAATCATTGCGGGGGATCTGCACGACCAGTTCATCGTTGACCCCATTCAGGGGGGTGCCGGCACCTCCGCAAACATGAACGCAAACGAAGTGATTGCCAACCGTGCCGCTGAACTGCTCGGCAAGCAGAAAGGGGACTACAGCGCTGTTCACCCGAATGACCATGTGAATATGGCACAGTCTACAAATGATGTTTTTCCCAGCGCCGGCAAGCTGACCGCGCTGGAACTGATGATTCCGCTTGCGCAGCAGCTGCATGCGCTGCAAAACGCCCTTGCACACAAGGCAGAGGAATTTGCCGATGTTGTAAAAATCGGCCGTACCCAGCTGCAGGATGCTGTTCCCGAAACAATGGGACAAACTTTTTCTGTTTTTGCACACATGATTGCTCGTGACGCAAAACGGCTGGAACAGGCGCGGCGGGAACTGTGCGTTTTAAATCTGGGCGGCACGGCAATCGGTACCGGCATTAACACCACAGAGGTTTACCGCGCCCGCATTGTGCCGATTCTTTCTCAGCTGACCGGCTATCCGCTGCACACCGCAGAAGATTTAATGGATGCAACACAAAATCTAGACGGCTTTGTCGCAGTTTCAGGCGCTCTGAAAACCTGTGCAGTTGACCTTTCCAAAATGTGCAACGACCTGCGTCTGCTTTCCAGCGGCCCGCGCGCGGGGCTGGGTGAGCTGCAGCTGCCTGCCATGCAGAACGGTTCCTCTATTATGCCCGGCAAAGTTAATCCCGTCATTCCGGAAGTCGTTACGCAGGTGTGCTTTGCGGTTATTGGCAATGACGCCACCATCACCATGGCCGCCGAAGCAGGGCAAATGGAACTGAACGCCTTTGAGCCGGTTTTGCTTGACCGCCTGTACGATTCGATTGAAGACCTAACTCACGCAGCCGCAACCCTTACCGCCAACTGCATACTGGGCATTCAGGCTGACCGCAAACGCTGCCGCGCTCTGCTGGAAGCAGGTACCGGTGCCGCGACCGCGCTGTGCCCTTACATTGGCTACCGCAAGGCTGCGGCGCTCGCCAAAAAAGCACTGCGTACCGGCACCCCTCTGCGCAAACTGGCGCAGGAAGAAAGCGGTCTTTCAGCTGAACAGCTGGAAAGCATTTTGGACCCGCAGAATCTGGTTGGCAGTACGCACACAGAACTTTCCGGCAAGTCGCTGGCAGGCTGA
- the nagA gene encoding N-acetylglucosamine-6-phosphate deacetylase yields MLYKNAQLLDGDFRLVQADLRTENDRIAEIGQNLRDEQETDLTGCLLLPGLVDIHIHGCVGADTCDADPQAIRKMAKHLAACGVTAFCPTTMTVSEENIRAALRAVRAVMDAPAEGASVLGINMEGPYINAEKRGAQKEEFVCTPNLAQFYSFWEDSNKSIKLVDIAPECTGADAFIRGAKELCTVSIAHTEADYETASQAFRTGITHATHLYNAMPGFNHRAPGVVGAVFDSNTVTAELICDGFHIHPAALRIAFRQLGAKRICVISDSMRAAGQPDGVSELGGQTVYVKNGEARLADGTIAGSTTNLLKEVQNLVAFGIPLPDAVRAASLTPASEVREDRTRGSLEPGKLADMIILDKETLALRQTIGRGRVLA; encoded by the coding sequence ATGCTGTATAAAAACGCCCAGTTGCTGGATGGCGACTTTCGGCTGGTGCAGGCGGACCTGCGCACAGAAAACGACCGGATTGCCGAAATCGGGCAGAACTTGCGGGATGAACAGGAAACGGATCTTACCGGCTGCCTGCTGCTGCCGGGTTTAGTAGATATTCATATTCATGGCTGTGTAGGTGCGGATACCTGTGACGCAGACCCGCAGGCAATTCGCAAAATGGCAAAGCACCTGGCAGCGTGCGGCGTAACAGCATTCTGCCCCACAACCATGACAGTCAGCGAGGAAAACATCCGTGCGGCGCTGCGTGCAGTGCGTGCGGTGATGGATGCACCGGCAGAGGGTGCTTCGGTCCTGGGTATCAATATGGAAGGACCGTACATCAACGCCGAAAAGCGCGGCGCCCAAAAAGAAGAGTTTGTCTGCACGCCGAATTTGGCACAGTTTTATTCGTTCTGGGAAGATAGCAACAAAAGTATTAAGCTGGTGGATATTGCTCCGGAATGCACTGGAGCGGATGCGTTTATCCGCGGCGCAAAGGAACTTTGCACGGTCAGCATTGCGCACACAGAGGCAGACTACGAAACTGCTTCGCAGGCATTCCGCACCGGTATTACCCATGCGACACATTTATATAATGCAATGCCGGGCTTCAATCATCGCGCACCGGGTGTGGTAGGGGCTGTGTTTGACAGCAATACTGTTACAGCAGAATTGATTTGTGACGGTTTCCATATCCATCCTGCGGCATTGCGGATAGCGTTCCGGCAGCTGGGTGCAAAGCGCATTTGCGTGATCAGCGACAGTATGCGCGCTGCTGGACAGCCCGACGGTGTTTCCGAACTGGGCGGGCAGACCGTTTATGTGAAAAACGGTGAAGCGCGCCTTGCAGATGGAACTATTGCGGGCTCTACCACCAATCTGCTGAAAGAAGTGCAGAATCTGGTGGCTTTCGGCATCCCACTGCCGGACGCTGTGCGTGCGGCCAGCCTGACCCCGGCAAGCGAAGTGCGGGAGGACCGCACACGCGGCTCTTTGGAGCCGGGTAAACTTGCGGATATGATTATTTTGGACAAAGAAACACTTGCCCTGCGGCAGACGATTGGCAGAGGCAGGGTGCTTGCATAA